GGGGATCGCGACCCAGCCCCGGGTCGTGGCCGCGCTCGGCCCGGCCGGCATGCGCTCGGACTGGCTGATGACGCTGGCGCTGCGGTGGATGGGCAACCTCGTCGACGACGCGGACCGTGACCGCGCCGCTCGGGTGTGGCGGTGGGCCGGTCGCCGGTCGATGGCCCGCGACGCGCGGCCGCCCTTCGCCTGAGCACGCTCCGGCGGCCGGGTCCTCAGGCCGGGGTGCGCTCCGAACGGGTGCTCCTGCGGCGCTGCTCGATCCAGCCGAGCGGGTTGGTGAACGGCTCGAGCACGCGACGGACCGGCGGGCTGGCGAGCAGGAGAGTGAGCGCGACCGCACCCAGGATCGTCAGCACCAGCCCGAGGATGGGTTGCGCCGCGGTGAAGTCCGGCCAACCGAGCGCCAGGAACGTCTTGATGACGAAGCCGTGGAAGAGGTAGATGACCATCGTCGCCGTGCCCATGGTGGTGAACCAGCCGAGGTCGCGCCGGGGCACGAGGGCCATCGCGGCGAACGCCCCCGCCAGGCCGACCATCATCACCGTCAGCCGCGTCTGGAACGCGATCTCGTTGTCGATGGGCAGGTCGGAGTAGCCGGTGTCGTACCAGAGCAGCGCCGTCTCGGCCCACGTGTCGGTGTAGACCGCCATGATGCCGATGCCGACCAGCGTCGGGACCGCGGCGAGGCGGACCCACACGTCGTCGAGGTGCGCGAGGTGGCGCGGCTTGAGGTGCAGGCCCAGCACGAAGAAGGGGAGCAGGCCGAGGAAGCGCGGCATCATCAGGGCGTCGTCGGTCCACAGCCCGCCGAGCAGGCTGACGATCACCGAGAGCGGCAGGAACAGCCAGTGCAGCTTGAGGATCGGCGTCACCAGCCGCCACATGAGCAGCACGATGAGGTACCACATCGTCCAGTGCGGCTCGAGCCACAACGGACCGGTCACGCCCTCCCCGACGACCTCGCGCCGGTAGTAGAACAGCGCCGGCTCGAAGAGCAGATAGGGCACCGCCAGGGTGTAGACGAGGTTCTTCAGCCGCCGCCGGTCCCACTCGAACGACTTGGAGAGATAGCCGCTGATGAAGACGAACGCGGGGATGTGCCACAGGTAGATGAAGTCGTAGACCCAGTGGCTGCCCTTGGTCTCCTCGACCAACCCGATCGCATGACCGACCACGACCAGGGTCACGAGCACCATCTTGACGTTGTCGAGCCACGGGTCACGGGACGCGGGGGACACGGCGGACAACCTACTTCACCTTCTTCACTAGGTTGGAGGCATGGGTTCCCTGCCGAGGAGACAGCGAGTGGCGGCGTACGCCGTCATGCTCCGCGAGCGTGGAGGGCGCGTCGAGATCCTGCTCAGCCGCCTCGCGCCCCGGGTCTCGCGCGCCGAGATGTGGACGCTCCCGGGCGGCGGCGTCGACCACGGTGAGGACCCCCGTGCGGCGCTGGTGCGCGAGATCTACGAGGAGACCGGGCTCGCCGCCGCGGTCGGTGAGACGGCCCACGTCTACAGCGCCCACATGCCTCGCGCGCCTCGCGACGGGCTGCTCGTGGACGCCCACGCGATCCGCATCGTCTACGACGCCTGGGTCCCGCCGGACGCCCCGGCACCCCGGGTCGTCGAGGTCGACGGGTCCACCATCGAGGCCGCCTGGCACCGGCTCGAGGACGTGGCCTCCGGCGCCGTCCCGGTCGCGACGCAGGTGACCGACGCCCTCGTCGACCACCAGCCCCACCGGCTGCAGCGCGTCGCGGCGTACGCCCTGGTCCGCCGCGGCGACGACGTGCTGCTCACCCGGCTCTCCACGCGCGCCGCGCACCCGGGGAGGTGGACGCTGCCCGGCGGTGGGGTCGACCACGGCGAACACCCGTCCGTGGCGCTGGCCCGCGAGGTCGAGGAGGAGTGCGGCCTGCCCTGCGAGGTGACCGGGCTGCTCGGCGTCCACGACACCCACTTCGCCGGGCACGCGCCGTCGGGTCGGATCGAGGACTACCACGGCATCCACCTCGTCTACGCCGCCACGGTCGGCGAGGGCGAGCCGCACGTGCAGGAGGTCGACGGCACCACCGAGGCGGTCGCGTGGGTGCCGATGGCCGACATCGAGGCCGGCGCCGTCGACGTCCTCGACCTGGTCCGCTATGCCACGAGGAGCACGCATGACTGAGACCGTCTTCACCTATGCCGCACCCGGCCTGAAGTTCGGCCGCGGCGCCAGCGACGAGATCGGCTGGGACGTCGAGCAGCTCGTCGCCACTGCGGGCTCGGCCCGGCGGGTGCTGCTGGTCACCGACCCCGGCGTGGCGGCGACCGGCAGCCCCGACCGGGTGGCGGCGTCGATGACCGCGCGGGGCCTCGACGTCACGGTGTTCGCCGGCGCCCGGGTCGAGCCGACGGACGCCTCGCTCGAGGAGGCCATCGCCTTCGCGCGCGACGCCGGGCCCTTCGACGCCGTCGTCGCCGTCGGCGGCGGGTCCGCGATCGACACCGCCAAGGCCGTCGACCTGCTGCTGACCAACGCCGGGTCGCTCATGGAGTACGTCAACGCGCCCGTCGGCGGCGGCCGGGCCCCCGAGCACCCTCTCCTCCCGCTCGTCGCCGTCCCGACCACCACCGGCACCGGGGCGGAGTCGACGACCATCTGCGTCCTCGACGTGCTCGCGCTCAAGGTCAAGACCGGCATCTCCCACGCCCGCCTGCGGCCCACCCTGGCCGTCGTCGACCCGGACCTCACCATGACGCAGCCGGCGATGGTGACCGCCTCGTGCGGGATGGACATCCTGTGCCACGCCCTCGAGAGCTGGACCGCGCGCTGGTTCGGCGACTTCGACGCCAAGCAGCCCGAGCAGCGGGTGCCCTACTGCGGCGCCAACCCGATCGCCGACATGTGGGCGGAGAAGTCGCTGTCACTGCTCGCCGGTGCGTTCCGGACCGCGGTGCGCGACGGCAGCGACCGCGAGGCGCGCGAGCAGATGGCGCTGGCCGCCACCTTCGCCGGGCTCGGCTTCGGCAACGCCGGCGTGCACGTCCCCCACGCCTGCGCGTACCCGATCGCCGGCCGCGTCCGGGACTACCGGCCCGAGGGCTACCCGGCCGACGAGCCCATCGTCCCGCACGGGATGGCCGTCGTGATGACGGCGCCCGCAGCCTTTGCGCTCACCCACGAGGCGTCGCCCGAGCGGCACCGACGTGCGGCCGAGCTGCTCGGCGGTGACGGCGAGCCACTCCCTGCCGTGCTGCGCGGGCTGATGCGCGACGTGGGCCTGCCGAGCGGCCTGGCCGAGCTCGGCTACGGCGCGGCCGACGTCGACGACCTGGTGGAGGGCGCGCTCAAGCAGCAGCGACTGCTCGCGACCGCCCCCATCGCGGTCACGGCCGAGGACCTGGCGACGGTGTTCCGGGAGTCGCTCGAGCACTGGTGAGTCCGCCGCCCCCGTGGTCCGAGCAGTCGATGTTCACCGCCAGGTGTACGCGAGTGCTTTGGGGTGCTTCCGTACAGGTGGAGCCGAACAACGACTGTGCCTGACAGGGCCGCTGGCGCACGGTACTCCGTGGAGACCATCCGAACCTGGCTGTGGAGGACGGCCCGTCCGCCCGCTCCGGTCCCTACCGTCGATGACATGGAGCTCTGGACCGAGCGGCAGGCGACCAGGCACCTGATGGTGCCCGGCGTCGGTCGCGACGCAGCGCGCAGTGCCCTGAAGGCCAACGTGGCGGGACGCCCGCTGTCGGCAGGGGGCACGCTCCTGTACGACGCCCGCGCCGTGTGTGCCGTCCTCGATCGGATGGACCCGCCGTGCGAGATCCGCCAGCGGACGGGACGGCCGATCTTCGTGGCGCGCGTGGCGCCACGCACCCCAGATCCGGCGAGCTCGTGGCGAACGTGGCGCGGCGCCGACGTCCTGGCACCGCGCCCCCAGCAGCTCGACGCGGTGCGAGGGTGGTGGCACCTGGGCTTCCGGCTGGAGGCGCTCTTGCGCGGCGTGGGGCAGTACAAGGGCGTGCCCTTCGTCGCGACCTGCGGCGGGATCGTGGTGCTCGGGGCCGAGATCCGCGGTATCGACGCCGCGCTGGCGGACGAGGGCGCGGCGCTCAGCGAGGCGCGGATCGCCTCCTCCCCGCCCGGGTCGGACTACACGCGGCGGGCGTATGCCTTCGTACTCGACGAGCCGGGAGCCTGGTTCGACGGCCAGCGCGGCCGACGGTTCACGACCGGAGCGGGGGGCCCATTCCGGCTGCTCCACGGCAGGAAGCGGGATGCCTCGACCGGGCGACCTAGGATGGAAGCATGAACCCCCGCCACCGCCGACTCGTGATCCCGGTGGCACTGGGGACGCTCATCCTCATCGTCGTCCTCGCCGCGGTCCTGTGAGTGCACCGGACCTCACGCACGAGCTCCGCGACAGCGCCGAGTGGTCGCGGCTGCGGGCCGCGCTGCTCGACGCCGACCAGCTCGTCCGCGGACTGGCCAGTGGTCGGCGCAGGGGACAGCCGGCGCCGGTGACGGGTGGCCGCGAGGTGCAGCGGCTCGAGCTCCGGGTCG
This genomic stretch from Nocardioides renjunii harbors:
- a CDS encoding acyltransferase family protein, encoding MSPASRDPWLDNVKMVLVTLVVVGHAIGLVEETKGSHWVYDFIYLWHIPAFVFISGYLSKSFEWDRRRLKNLVYTLAVPYLLFEPALFYYRREVVGEGVTGPLWLEPHWTMWYLIVLLMWRLVTPILKLHWLFLPLSVIVSLLGGLWTDDALMMPRFLGLLPFFVLGLHLKPRHLAHLDDVWVRLAAVPTLVGIGIMAVYTDTWAETALLWYDTGYSDLPIDNEIAFQTRLTVMMVGLAGAFAAMALVPRRDLGWFTTMGTATMVIYLFHGFVIKTFLALGWPDFTAAQPILGLVLTILGAVALTLLLASPPVRRVLEPFTNPLGWIEQRRRSTRSERTPA
- a CDS encoding NUDIX domain-containing protein, translating into MGSLPRRQRVAAYAVMLRERGGRVEILLSRLAPRVSRAEMWTLPGGGVDHGEDPRAALVREIYEETGLAAAVGETAHVYSAHMPRAPRDGLLVDAHAIRIVYDAWVPPDAPAPRVVEVDGSTIEAAWHRLEDVASGAVPVATQVTDALVDHQPHRLQRVAAYALVRRGDDVLLTRLSTRAAHPGRWTLPGGGVDHGEHPSVALAREVEEECGLPCEVTGLLGVHDTHFAGHAPSGRIEDYHGIHLVYAATVGEGEPHVQEVDGTTEAVAWVPMADIEAGAVDVLDLVRYATRSTHD
- a CDS encoding hydroxyacid-oxoacid transhydrogenase, with the translated sequence MTETVFTYAAPGLKFGRGASDEIGWDVEQLVATAGSARRVLLVTDPGVAATGSPDRVAASMTARGLDVTVFAGARVEPTDASLEEAIAFARDAGPFDAVVAVGGGSAIDTAKAVDLLLTNAGSLMEYVNAPVGGGRAPEHPLLPLVAVPTTTGTGAESTTICVLDVLALKVKTGISHARLRPTLAVVDPDLTMTQPAMVTASCGMDILCHALESWTARWFGDFDAKQPEQRVPYCGANPIADMWAEKSLSLLAGAFRTAVRDGSDREAREQMALAATFAGLGFGNAGVHVPHACAYPIAGRVRDYRPEGYPADEPIVPHGMAVVMTAPAAFALTHEASPERHRRAAELLGGDGEPLPAVLRGLMRDVGLPSGLAELGYGAADVDDLVEGALKQQRLLATAPIAVTAEDLATVFRESLEHW